A window of Kribbella sp. NBC_00382 genomic DNA:
GTTCTCGTCGGCCGATCCGAACAGCGTCGCCAGGCCTTCACGCGCCTCACCCTGCATCTTCGACAACGCTTCGAGCAGCTCGGGCACGTGCATGCTCAGCACCTCGAACTGGGTGACCCACAGCGCGCGCGTCTGCGGCGACTCCAGCGTCTTGACCGCTTGACCCCAGGTCGCGGCGAACCGCTCGCGGCCATCGACCTCACCCGGAAGCTCGGCGCTCATCGCCTTGCCGACGTCGACGCCCCACTCGTCCAGCGCCTGGCGCATCGCCTCGTTCATCAGCGCTTCCTTGGACCCGAAGTGGTAGCCGATCGCGGCCAGGCTCACCCCGGCCGCCGTCGCGATGTCACGAGCGGTGGTCCGGCTGTAGCCCTTCTCCATCAGGCAGGTCTTCGCGCCCTCGATCAGCGCTTCGCGGTTTCCCATCTCCCGATCCTAGTCGATGTCTGACACAAACGTCTTGCACGACCGTCTAAGACCATCGTACAGTCGCCTCATCACCCCCATTTCCAGGAGCTGACGATGACGAACAAGACGGTGCTGATCTCGGGTGCGAGCGTCGCCGGACCCGCGCTGGCCTTCTGGCTGGAGCGCTTCGGCTACATCCCGACCGTGGTGGAACGGGCACCGGAGCCCCGGCCCGGCGGCTACGCGGTGGACTTCCGCGGCGCCTCGCTGAAGGTGCTCGACCGGATGGGCCTGCTGGAGCAGGTCCAGGCGAAGGCGACCGAGCTGGGCGAGATGACGTACGTGAACGAGGCGGGCAAGCCGGTCGCGGTGATGAACTCGACGGTGCTCAGCGGCGAGCTCGAGGTCCTCCGCGGCGACCTGGTCGAGATCCTGTACGACGCGACGCGAGCTCGGGTGGAGTACCTCTTCGACGATTCGATCACCGCTCTGACGCAGGACGACACCGGTGTCGAGGTCACCTTCGAGCGCGGCGGGTCGCGGCGGTTCGAGCTGGTGATCGGCGCCGACGGGCTGCACTCGAACGTACGCCGGATCGCATTCGGGCCCGAGTCGCAGTACATCCATGATCTCGGCTACTACAACTCCGTCTTCACCGTCTCGAACCACTTGGGGCTGGACCACACAGCCCGGTTCGTGAATGTGCCGGGCAAGACGGCCGGCACCTACAGTGCGCGGGACAACACGGAGGCGAAGGCACTCTTCTACTTCGCGTCGGAGCCGTTGAAGTACGACCGGCACGACGCGGCGGCACAGCAGGAGATCCTTGCTGATGCGTTCGCGGGGGTTGGGTGGGAGGTACCGCGACTGTTGTCGGGGATTTCGTCGTCGCCGGATTGGTACTTCGATTCGGTCAGCCAGATCAAGATGCCGAGCTACTCGATCGGGCGGATCGCCTTGGCCGGTGATGCGGGGTACTGCGCCTCGCCGCTGTCCGGGATGGGAACCAGTCTCGCGATCGTGGGAGCGTATGTGCTGGCGGGTGAGTTGGCGGCGGCTGGCGGGGATCACGTGCGTGGCTTTGCAGCGTACGAGGATCGCATGCGCGGGTTCGTCGAAGCTTGCCAGAAGCAGGGAAAGGACAGTGGCCAGTGGTTCGTGCCTGGTAGCAAGGCGTTTCTGAAGCTCCGCAACCTGAACTTCAGGCTGTTGCCGTACTTGCCCTGGCGCAAGCTGATCGACGAGCTGCCGTTGAAGGTGGGCAACTCGATCGACCTGCCGGACTACTCGGCTAACGCGTCCGCAGGCCTGCCTCAGCAGCATGGAGCACAGCAGCGGTGAGGGCGTCCAGGACGGCGGAGTCGAGCTTCCAGTGCTGCCAGTACAGCGGCACGTCGACGTACTTGCCGTGGGCAACTTCTACCAGGCGGCCGTCGGCCAGCTCGTCCTCCACCATCTCCTCCTCGATCATCCCCCAGCCGAGGCCGAGCCGGATGGCCCGGACGAACGGCCCCGGCGCGGGGATCGAGTGGGTCGGCGGATCGAGCCGGCGCCGGGTGACCTTGCGGAGCAACCGGTGCTGGAGCATGTCCTTGGCGTTGAAGACGATCATCGGCGCCGTTTCGAGTGCCTCGGGCAACGGCTTGCCGGCTAGCCAGCGGTCGGCGAACTCAGGGGTCGCGACGGACAGGTACCGCATCTTGCCGAGCGGCTGCACCCGGCAACCCTGTACCGGCCGGGGATCGCCGGTGACCGCGGCCAGTACGGTGCCGTTGCGGAGCAGTTCGGCCGAGTGGTCCTGATCCTCCTGGCGCAGGTCGAACGCTGTCACCAGCTCGGGCGGTACGGCGAAGAGCACGGGGAGGAACCAGTTGTTGAGGGAGTCGGCGTTGACCGCGATGGGGATTCTCAGGCCTTCCAGCCTTCCCTTGACGGCGGCGATCGCTTCGACTTCCAGCAAGGAGACTTGGCGGGCGAGGCGTAGTACCGGCTCACCTGCTTCGGTGGCGCGGGCGGGTTTGGTGCGCTGGACCAGGACGTGGCCGAGGCGGCTCTCCATCGCTTTGATCCGCTGGCTGACCGCCGACGGGGTGATCCGCAGTTTGCGCGCCGCCGCGTCGAAGCTGCCCTCGTCGATCACCGCCGCGAAGGTGTCCAGCTGTGCCGAGTCGAGCTGCATTGTCAGCGCCCTTAAGGATTGCTAATGGTGATGCAGAAACTTTAGCTGGTTTGTGGGACGGCCGGCTTCTACGGTCGAGGTATGCCCCTCCTCGCCGGTTTCGCCACGACGCTGTCGCTGATCGTTGCGATCGGCGCGCAGAACGCCTTCGTACTCCGTCAGGGTCTGCGCCGCGAACACGTGCTGCCGGTGGTACTGATCTGCTCGCTGTCCGACGCCCTCCTCATCTCGAGCGGCATCGCCGGCCTCGGCGCCCTCATCACCAGCAGCCAAACCGCTCTGCACATCGCCCGCTACGGAGGCGCCCTCTTCCTCCTCACCTACGCCGCGATCGCCGCCCGCCGAGCCTTCAACCCGGCCGTTCTCACTCCCGCTGAGCACACCCCGACCGCGCTTCGCAGCGTCGTACTCACCTGCCTCGGCTTCACCTACCTCAATCCGCACGTCTACCTGGACACGGTCGTCCTGCTCGGCTCGCTGGCCAACCAACGCGGCGCCGACGGCCGCTGGATCTACGGCCTCGGCTCGGTCGCCGCCAGCTTCGCCTGGTTCTCCACCCTCGGCTTCTTCGCCCGCAAACTGGGCCCGATCTTCGCCCGCCCGCGCTCGTGGCAATACCTGGACGGCACGATCGCCCTTCTGATGGCTACGTTGGCCACATGGATGCTGCTGGGATAAGAGGCGAACTCGTCACGCAGACCTTCGACTACGACGGCGGCCGCCAAGTCACGGTCTACGTCCCACCGTCCCCACCCGAGGCAATCGTGTTCGCCGGCGACGGCCAACTGATCTCCTCCTGGGGCGGCACCCTGGAGGCGGCCGACGTCCCACCCACCATGATCGTCGGCGCCCACCACACAAGCGATCCGGATGAGATGGCGCGCATCAAGGAGTACTCACCCTCCTTCGACGAGGAACGATTCGCGGCCCACGAACACTTCTTCGTCCAGGACGTCCGCACCTGGGTGCAATCCCACTTCGGCCTGGCCCTGCCCCCCGAACGCACGGCCGTCTGCGGCGTCTCAGCCAGCGGAGAACTATCCCTAGCCCTAGGCCTCCGCCACCCAGACATCTACGGCCACATCTTCTCCGCCTCCCCCGGCGGCGGCTACCACCCACCCGCAGTACTCCCGCCCCACCTCCCCCGCACCTACCTAGTGGCTGGCACCCAAGAACCCTGGTTCCTAGAAAACGCCACCCGCTGGCTAACCGCCCTCCAAGCCGCCAACGCCGACGTCATCCTCACCGAACGCCCCGGCAACCACGGCGACCCTTTCTGGCAAGCCGAATTCCCCCTGATGGTGGCGTGGGCCTTCTCAGGCCACGAGTAAGCGGAGGCCGAGTTCTGCGGCGTCGAGCGCGATGAGTTCGCTGTTGAGCTCGGCCCAGCGACCTGAGGCGAGGTCTTCGCGGAGGCTGTCGACTGCCCGCTGCTCGGCGTCCGGTCCGACTCTGGTCCATACAGAAACTGCGCGACGTACCTGGTCGTCCAGGTACGCCTCGGGCCGGCGCCAATAGGCCTCGAAGAAGCCGTCAGCGCAGTCCCACGGAATGAGCACCGGCTCAATCCGGCCGCCGATGGCATCGGCCAGTTGGTCCACCGAAGGGCGGCCTGCGACGAGACCGGCAACCTCAGGCAAGTAGTCGCGGGTGAGCCAGAACCGGTGACGCCAACCGGGGTCGCTGGCATCGTGAGTGAACACCACCACCCGGCGCGCCACGCGTCGCAGCTCGCGCAGGCCGGCGATCGGGTCGTGCCAGTGGTGAACCGTGCTGACGGCCATCGCGGCGTCGAAGGACTGATCCTCGAACGGCAGCCTCTCCGCGCTGGCGTCCACGCAAGGGGCCGCGCCCGCTGGACGCTGTGCCCGCATGACTGCCGACGGTTCCACTGCGGTCACGTCGCGGTCGGCGGGTTCGTACGATCCAGCGCCCGCCCCGACGTTCAGTACCGTCTGGGCATCCCCGAGCGCATCCCAGATCCTCGCGGCGATCCGCGGCTCGGTACGCCGCGTCGCCGGGTAGGCAGGCCCGATGGCTTCGTACAACTGCGCACCGAACACCTTCAGTTGCGCCTCTGGCGTCGCCTTGATCCCCATCGCCCGCTCCTTCAGTTCAGTGTCGATGGCCGTCACCATGGCCGCGGCCCGGTCGCGTTGCTCGAGCAGTAGCCCGTACTGCCGTTGGAGGTGCGCGACCGCGTCGATGTCCGGGTCGTCCACCAGCGCGGCTATCTCGCGCAATCCGAAGCCCAGCCGGCGGTAGACGAGCACCTCCCGCAGTCGCTCCACGTCGCCTGCCGAATAGGCCCGGTAGCCGCCCGCGGTCCGCGCGGACGGCTGCACCAGGCCGATCTCGTCATAGTGATGCAGTGTGCGGACGCTCACGCCGGCCAACTCGGCCACGCGCCCAACGGTCAGGTGTTCCGCCATGCCACGGACTATGCGGTATGACGTCGCGTGAGGGTCAAGCACTTCGCACCTACGGGCGGAAAGGGGGATTCGGGTGGACGTGACGGTCTTGTGTGATGCGGTGGCGGTGTTTCCGGAGAAGGTGGAGACCGCGCTGCCTGGGTGGTCGGCTGCGCAGCAGGAGTGGACGGTGGGGGCTGCGCCGGGGAATGTGGCGGCTGATGGTGGGTGGTGGCTGCATTTTCATAGTTACTTGGTGACTTCGGCGGCTGGGGTTGTGCTGGTTGATACGGGGATCGGGCCGGCTGGAGGGGAGGCGGCTGAGTGGTTGGGGACGGCTGGGCGGTTGCCTTCGTTGCTCGAGGCGGCTGGGGTGTCGGCTGCGGAGGTCGACACTGTGGTGTTGACGCACATCCACCTGGATCACGCGGGGTGGAATATGGCCGCGGCTGTACCGCGGTTCACGAACGCGACGTATGTGGTGCAGCAGGCTGAGGTGGAGCATGCGCGGGGGTCGGCGACGTATGAGCGGTTGGTTCGGCCGCTTGCTGATGCTGGGCAGTTGCGGACGGTGGACGGAGAGGTGTCGCTCGACAGTGTGGTGCGGTTGTTGCCTACGCCGGGGCACACGCCTGGGCATCAGTGCGTGGTGACTTCTCGGGCGGTGCTCGGGGGTGATGTGCTGGTGCATCCGGCGCAGGCGCGGTGGCCGGAGCTGACGTATGTCTACGAGAGGGACCCTGCGATTGCGGTGACGTCGCGGCACGCAGTACTGGCGTTGGCGGCGGCTACCGGAGTACCGATTGCTGCTGCGCATCCGCATGCGGCGCTGACCAGCTCTGCTTTGCCCTTGCCCGCTTCGGGTTCTGGCAGGGAGGTCTGCTCGCCGTACAAGCTCTAGGCGGTCAGCGGTAGCCGGTGGTGTCGGCAGGCTTGCCCTGGGACTCGACCTCGACGATGTAGCGCCAGGCGTCGGGCTGGCTGCCGTCCAGGTCGGTGAAGCCGTAGATCTTGGCCAGTTCGCCGCTCGACAGTGACTTGCCGTGGTACCGGGAAACGTCGGGGTCCGCGGCCAGTGCTGCCACCGCGCGACCGACGTACGAGGGACTCTCCGAGATCGCGAAGTGTGGGATCCGTTCGGTCGCGTCGCGCCAGTTGTCCTCGGTGACGCCGAAGCCGTCGAGCATCGCCTCCGAACGCAACCAGCCGGGGGTGAGCAGGATCGAGGTCGTTTTGTGCGGCTTCAGCTCGTGGGCCAGCGCGAACGCCATCCGGCTGACCGCGCCCTTGGCGACGTCGTAGAAGAACGAGACGCGGTAGTTGGTCGCGTTGTACTCGTCCGTGCCGTCGGTCATCTCGATCACCAGGCCGCCGGGCGACTTGATCAGCAACGGCAACGCGAAGTGGCTGGTGATCGCGTGCGTCTCGACCCCGAGCCGCAGCAGCCTGAGCCCGTCGTCGAGCGGCGACTCCCAGACGGACTTGTCCCAGCTCGGTTCGCCGGTCTGGCCCCAGATGTCGTTCACGAGGACGTGCAACGCGCCCTGTTCGGCCTCGATCCGCTCGACGAGCGCCTTCACCTGCTCGGGATCGGTGTGATCAACCCGTACTGCGATCCCGCGACCGCCGGCTTTGTCGACGAGCTCAGCGGTCTCCTCGATCGTCTCGGGTCGATCCATCTCCGAACGCTGCGCCCTGGTGGACCGGCCCGTCACGTAGACGGTCGCGCCGGCCGCACCAAGCTGAACCGCGATGCCGCGCCCGGCGGCCCGCGTCCCCCCAGCCACCAACGTCACTTTGCCCGCCAAGGCCTTCCCATCCATCTGCTGCCTCCCGCTGTAGCCATACACTGTATGATTTCGTACCATACGACGTATGGTTAAAGCTGGCAAGCCGGTTCCGGGCCGATCGGGACGGCCAAGGGCGGGAGAGGAGCGGCTGAGCCGGCTCACGATCCTTGAGGCCGCGCTGCGCATCGTCGACACCGAGGGGCTGGACGCGATGACGATGCGCCGCCTCGCCTCGACCCTCGGCGTGAACCCGATGTCGATCTACCACCACCTGCCGAACAAGGCAGCCGTCTTCGCCGGCCTGGCCGAACTCGTCTTCTCGCAACTGGAGTCCACCCCGCCGGACGACAGCGTCCCGTGGCAAGACGAACTCAAAGCCGCTGCCGCCGCCTACCGCGACGCCCTACGCGCCCACCCGAATCTCGCCCTACAGGTCCTCTCGGACACGTCAGCGGTCTCGGACGTCGTCGTAGTCACCGTCGAACCGTTCTACCGAGCCCTGGACCGAGCCGGCGCCGAACCCCGCCAGATCGTCGAGGCCGTCAACACGATCATCGACTTCATCCACGGCTTCAGCCTCGGCGAAGCCGCCGTCCGCAACGACACCTTCGACCTAGCCCCCGACCTACTAACCCGAGTCAGCAACCTCCCACCCGGCAAGGCCCCCACCCTCACCCGCGTGGTGACCGAACTCGGCGCGGACGGATTGGCCTACGACTTCAACACCGGCTTCGCCACTGGCATCGCGCTACTCGTCGACGGAATAGCCAGCCGGTACGCCCTCTGAGCTGCACGTTCCCCGATCAGCCCAGCCGGTAGCGCACCCGCACGTCATGACCCCCACCAGACGTGTCGATCTCGACGCTGCCCCTGATCCCGGCCAGTTCCCCGGATCCGGAGCCCGGCGCGAACTCGTAGTACAGGGTCGTCTCCCCATCCATAGACCCAAACTGCTGCAGCACCACACTGCCGCTCAGCCCATCAATCCGCCCCTGAAACAACTCAAGCGCCACATACCCCGCCTTCCCCGCCCCCGGATCCCCCGCCGACAACATCACCCCGGCGCTGGTCCCATCCATCCCCCCAGTCCACACCTTCGTGAAATCAAACCGCCCAGTTGCCTCCAGCAACGAATCCCCGGGTTGCAGCTCAATGCTGAACGCCGCCACCGTCTCCCGAACCCCAGCCACAGCCGTCGATTTCTCAGACATGCGATGGACCCTAGCCCCGCCGCCTGACCCATCGCTTGTAAGAACACGACAACCACCAACAGCTCGTCCGTCGCCCACCCCCGCGGGCAACCGACGAGCGGCCGGAGCGCCGGTGTGGGGGGCCTTCGGGTGGGCTGATAATCGGGGGGTCCCCCACCGCTCGGAGGTTTTGATGCGTGCGAAGGTTTTGTATGTCAGTGATCTGACGTATCCGGCTCGTGGTCGGCGGTACGGGGACGAGGACGCTTATCTCACCCGGGAGCTGCGAGAGCACTTCGATCTGGCGTTGTGTCATCCGTTGGATGCGGTCGGGCTGATGGACCGGTTCGATGCGGTCATCGTGCGGAACAGCGGGGCGGTGCTGCACTTTCAGGCGGAGTACGACGAGTTTCGGGCTGAGGCGGTCGCGCGGGGGACGCGGGTGTTCAACCAGCTCAGCGGTAAGGCTGACATGGTCGGCAAGCAGTATCTGGTGGAGTTGAGCGACGCGGGTTATCCGGTGATTCCGACGACGGACAGCGACCCGTCGACGTTGCCGGAGTCGGCGGGCTATCTGGTGAAGCCGAAGCTCGGCTCGGACTCGATCGGACTGCGCAAGGTGTCCCGCGACGAGCTGAGCACCCTTGCGCTCGACGGACTGCTCGCGCAGCCTTTGGTCGACTTCCAGTACGAGGTGTCCTTCTATTTCGTCGATCGCGAGTTCCAGTACGCGCTCTACACCCCAGATCCCAACCACCGCTGGGAACTCGAGCCGTACCAGCCGACCGACGCCGACCTGACCTTCGCCCAGCGCTTCGTCGACTGGAACACGATCGACCACGGCATCCAGCGCGTCGACGCCTGCCGCACCACCACGCCGGCGCTGGCGACAGCCGCGGAGAACCCCGCCGGCGAGCTGCTGCTCGTCGAACTCGAGGACCTCAACCCCTTCCTTTCCCTGGCGTCGACCACGGACGACCACCGCACCGCGTTCGTCAACCGGGTCGCCTCATCCCTCGGCACCCTGCTCACACTGTGAAGCCACTGGGAGTTCTATAAGGTTTTTTGCTGATTCAGTCGAAGTACTGCGCCAAGTAGTTGCTCATCCCTCCTCGTGTTGTGAAGCCGGCGGCGGTAGCGCCGCCGGCGTGATTAGTGCAGTCACGAACAACGGGATCGTCAGACCGGCCACCAAGACAGGCAGCGCGAACCTGACCGCTCCCAGCGCGAACCCGGCGTAGACCATGACCGCGAAGACCTCGGCGAACAGACCCGACACCGACGTCACCGTCGCGCGCGCCGGACCCGTGATGGCATCCTGCAGCCGCGCCTCGGCGACGATGATGACCAGCTGCATCACGCCGTAGCCGATCGCGATCGGCACGAACCCACTGGCCGTCCCGCTCAACGCGCCCCACGCCAGCATCCCGGCCGACAACGCCAGCCCGACGCCGAGCAGCCACCCACGCATCCGGTACGCCGGACCCGCGAGCGCGCCCCCGATCGCCTGAGCAGCAACCGTGCCGGCGATCAGCAACGGCACCAAGGCCGTCGATGCGCCGATTCCCCTTGCCAGCAAGGGGAAGTACTCGTCGAATGCCAGGAAACCGCCGAGCAGGGCAACGAGCACGACAGCCTTGCGGACAACGCGGCTGGTTGTCACCTCCGACAACCCCGCCCGCAACATCACCACGTACCGTGCAAAGACACTGTCGCCAGGCGAGCTCCCACCCATGGGGCTCGCACCGGCCAGGTGCGCTCCGGGCAACTCTTCTCCAGCCAGGCTGTCAGTCTCGGCCTCCATCTCCTTTGTTTCGTCGGCTGTGGCGACAGGGGTCGCCTCAGGTAGGGACAGCGCTACTGCTGCCTGGGCAAGGCAGCTGAGCACGCTGACGGCACCCAGCAACGGGTAGCCGCCGAGCTTGAACAGCGGTGCTGCCAACGCGGTCGCCGCGAGGTTCAGTACCAACGCGGCCGACTTCGCCCGACCGATCAGGCCGGCGTACCGGTCGGCGGCTCCCCGCGCGGCGAGTTCGTCGTACACGAGGGCTTCGAACGTGCCAGAGATCAGCGCGGAGCTGATTCCCCACAGGACGAAGCCGAGCGCGAACCCGGCGTACGAGGGAACGACGATCCAGCCGGCGAAGCCCAGGCCGCGGACAAGCGTGCCGAGCACCAGCAGTTTGCGTCGGGAGAAGACATCCGCCCAGGCCCCAGAAGGCACCTCGAGCAGGAAAGCGGTCGTCGACCAGATGATGAACAGCGACGAGACCTCCGTCGCCGAGAGCCCGTGATCGGTGAACAGCAACTGGTACACCGGATACAGCGGGATGAAGTCCTGCAGCGCCTCGAAGGCGACGATGCGTGCCGACAGACTGCGCGGCACAGCGTTGGGTTGGCGGCGGTCAGGTTGTCAAAGGTGCGGCGCTGAGTAGTTCATACCAAAGAAGATATCCGCGAACCCGCTACCCGAACAGCTGCTTTGTTCCGGGTGTGGATAAGTGCAGCACCTGGTACCGCGTCCCCGGCACGGTCCCCGGTTCGCCACTCCACAAAGTGAAGTGCACCAACTCCCACCGCCCCGGATCCACCGCGATCGCCGAACTGTGGACACCCGGCATCTCCACCATCCGCTCCAACGCCGCCCTCGCCTCCGCGACCGGCTCAGTCGGGTCGACCTCAGCCGGCAACTGCCACACGTTCTTCGTCGCACTCACCGCCGGCTGATCCACATCACCCCCGGCCATCACCGCAGCCCCGGTCCACTGCCGCACACTCGGCCGCCCGAACGACTGACAGATCCCACTGAAGAACCCACCACCCCACAGGAACCGGCTCATCCCCGCCGCGTCGTTCCACAGATAGAACGGCGCGTACTGATTGACCACCGCCCCGTTCGCCTGGTCCTGCACCAGGTACGCCTTGATCCCCAGCCCGCCGAAGTCATCCGTCCGATCCCCGAATGTCTCCACCCGGCGCCGGATGATCCCCATGTCGTAGTCCGTCGGAAGATTCAGCTCGTACTGCATCGCGTACATGCCGTACATACTAGTTGGTACAGAGCGAAATTGAGAAGCGTTCCCAGCCAAGATCCGGCAGGCTTTGGGGATGGGAGACGTAGGCGAGCGTGTCTGGCGCAAGGTTCCTGCGGGGGCACGGGAGGCGCTCACGACCGGGCTCAGTCCGTCGGAGTTGCAGACGGCGTTGCTTGAGGTGAGCCGGGAGCGGGCGGGGGCGGTGACGCCGGCGCGGTTGGTGCAGCGGTGGCGGGAGGACCGGTTCGTGCGGCCGTCAGAGGTTGATCCGCGGGCGCTGGTGAAGACGCAGGCGATGTTGTGGGAGCGGCTGCCGGAGCGGTTCGCGGGGGTGGAGTTGTCGCCGCTGACGCCGTTGGGGACGTGCTCCGCGGTGGCGACCATTCACCAGAACATGGTGGTCAGCACAATGCGCAGTACCGAGGTCGCGAGTGATCCCACCAACGAGTTGGCGATCGAGGCTTCGGTACGCCGACGCGCCGGGCAGGACCGCGTGGACCTGGCTACCTGTCAGCGGGTGGTTCGCGCGCAGGCGGTCGACGGGCCGGGGATGTTCGCACATTTCCAGCTGTTCGCGCTGGTGTCTAGCGCGCGGGACACCGGGTCGGCACGGATCGAGGCGGAGCTACTGGTCGACCACTTGCGCTTCTGGCACGACGTACTGGGTGATCAGGCGCAGTTCACGTTCACTACGTTCGAGCGGACCGCAGTACGGGAGCGGATCGACGACACTGTGCTGCCTGCGCTGAAGGTGGAGTTCGCCGAGGATCCTGAGCGGCAGAAGGGATCCGGCTACTACGCCGGTACTGCGCTCGGCATCGGCCTGGGTGATGCCGAGCTGGGCGACGGCGGGTTCACGCGATGGACCGCCGAACTGCTCGGAGACGCCAAGGAGCGTTGCCTGATCTCCTGCGTCTCGACCGAGCGGCTGACCGCAGTACTCAGCGAAGCTTGAGGAGAGCCGCTTCGGTGGGCGAGAAGCCGCAAGCCTTGACGTAGAAGTCCGTGAGGTGCGGCTCGTAGTCGACATGCAGCCACTCGCAACCCGCTGCCTTCGACTCGTCGGCGGCGATGCGAACCAGCTCCTTGCCGATGCCCTGACGCCCGTACGACGGGTGGACGGCGGTGTCGAGTACGAACGCGTGCGCGCCGCCGTCCCAGCAGACCTGTACGAACCCGACCAGCTGATCGTTGCTAAAGGCGCCGATCCAGGTGAGCGCATGCCGCTCGAGCCGCTCGCTCCACGGCTGCACCTCTACCTGGTACTCGAAGGCGAGCGCATGCAGCATGGACAGCTGGGCGTCGTCCACTGGGAAGCGGGTCCGGTACTCGATCACGAGGCAGCCTCCGTACTGATCAACACGACCCTGCTGGACCCGGTCAGCGGCAGCAGCTCGCGCGCTGCTCGGAGGCCGGCCAGCGTGGCGGCTCCACTGGCACCAGAGGAGATCCCTGCTCTGCCGAGGTCCTGGACAGCGCGGATCGCCTCGTGCTCCTCCACTGTGACTGCTGCGTCCAGCCCGGCCCGCAGTACCGGCCAGGCGAGGCTTGAGGGCGTACCGCAGTTCAGGCCTGCCATCACCGTCTGACCTGTGGAGATAGTAACCAGGTCATCGGCCTCCAAGCTGCTGGTGACGCAGGCCGCGTTCGCCGGCTCTACCCCGAGCAGGGCAGGAGTCACTGAGCCACTGCGGTAGTGGGTGACAGCAGCCTGGGCAATAGAGCCGACACCCATCGGTACTACGACAAGGTCTGGCTCGACATCGATCTCACGGAACAGCGTCGAGTACCCGTCGACGATGTACTGCGGGATGGCCTCATACCCGGGCCATGCCGAGTCCTGAATGAGCAGCCTCTCCCCTGTCGCCATATCGGCGGCAGCAGCCACCGCAGCGTCGTACGAGTCGTCGACGATGGTGACAACGGCGCCTTCCGAGCGGATGGCCTCGATCGCGCGCTCGCTGACCACGGCAGGGATGAACACGTGTGCCTTGAGCCCGAGCATCGCGGCCATTCGGGCTACTGCTCGACCGTGGTTGCCGTCGGTCGCGGTGACGAGCTCTGTGGTCGCCGGCTGGTCTTGCAGCGCACGGTGGATCGCCCACCAGGCTCCGAGCGCCTTGAAAGCGGGCAGGCCGAGCCGCTGCGACTCATCCTTGACCAGGACCTCCGCTACGCCAAGCTCAGCCGCCAGGACCGGTACTGGGGTCAGCGGGGTCGGGCGGTAGCCGTCGAGGCCCTGGTGGAAGGTGAGTACGTCAGCGGGCGCAGCCGTAGTACGCCATGTCCTTGCGGACGGGTTGCTATGCCAAAGCACTCTGACTAGGCGACCAGGGCGAAGGCTTGGGCTGAGGTGGAGTAGGCGTTCGGCGAGGAGGTGGCCACGCGTTGCGGGGCGGACTCGGTGACGCGGATCGAGGAAGTCTGGAGGTGTACGGGCAGCGTGGCGCGGACCGCGGTGGCGAGGTCGAACTGCACCTCGGCCAGCAGGTCGGCGAGCTCGAGGTTCAAGGCCCGGCAGATCGCCGCGAGGATCTCCGAGGAGGGCTCCTTGCGGCCGCGCTCGATCTCGGAGAGGTACGGCACGGAGACCTGGGCCTGCTCGGCTAGCTCGCGCAGGGTGATGCCCCGCTCGCGCCGCAGCCGGCGGAAGACGTTTCCGATCACCTGGCGTAGCAACACGTCTGGGTCCTCCCCTGCTCCGGTGTCCTTAGGTCGAGTGTGCCACCCCGGGCAGGTCTGCGGTGGGCAGATCTGCCATGGGCAGATTCCTGGGACTCAGCCGCGCGCGGCGGCGACGCTGGACAGCATGAGCGAGACCACTGCACCGAATGCCCTCGACAACCACATCTATCAGCGCCTGCTCTGGCAGCGCATCGTCGTGCTCGGCGACGAGATCAAGGACGAGAA
This region includes:
- a CDS encoding pyridoxal-phosphate dependent enzyme; the protein is MLWHSNPSARTWRTTAAPADVLTFHQGLDGYRPTPLTPVPVLAAELGVAEVLVKDESQRLGLPAFKALGAWWAIHRALQDQPATTELVTATDGNHGRAVARMAAMLGLKAHVFIPAVVSERAIEAIRSEGAVVTIVDDSYDAAVAAAADMATGERLLIQDSAWPGYEAIPQYIVDGYSTLFREIDVEPDLVVVPMGVGSIAQAAVTHYRSGSVTPALLGVEPANAACVTSSLEADDLVTISTGQTVMAGLNCGTPSSLAWPVLRAGLDAAVTVEEHEAIRAVQDLGRAGISSGASGAATLAGLRAARELLPLTGSSRVVLISTEAAS
- a CDS encoding helix-turn-helix domain-containing protein, whose product is MLLRQVIGNVFRRLRRERGITLRELAEQAQVSVPYLSEIERGRKEPSSEILAAICRALNLELADLLAEVQFDLATAVRATLPVHLQTSSIRVTESAPQRVATSSPNAYSTSAQAFALVA